A DNA window from Iodobacter ciconiae contains the following coding sequences:
- a CDS encoding substrate-binding domain-containing protein: MNLRELAQLLDLSPTTVSRALNGFSDVSEKTRLRVAVAAEQHGYRPNSTARKLALGRTDCVGMIYPLQPNDLNDPVFHAIVGGMTDQFNDAGLDLMLISADNHNELQTYQRITAGHRVDGLIVARTCVFDERLRYLQSCQFPFVAHGRSQMDAPYPWFDYDNEAGTRAAVERLLALGHRRIALISAPLTLNFAMQRKQGFIAAMQAASVVIDPGLLQEGALTALAGEALMHRLLKQSQRPTAVVVDNNLAAMGVLSALRQKDLQAGTDISLIVFGGVAPELAMGQNITAIRQPDPREAGVMLASLMLARLKGENPESLQMLWPTQLQPGTSDQACLI, translated from the coding sequence ATGAATTTGCGGGAATTGGCTCAGCTACTGGATTTGTCGCCAACGACAGTGAGCCGGGCTTTAAATGGCTTTTCTGATGTAAGTGAAAAGACGAGGCTAAGGGTAGCAGTAGCAGCAGAGCAGCATGGCTACCGGCCCAACAGTACGGCCAGGAAACTGGCGCTAGGACGCACCGATTGTGTGGGTATGATTTATCCGCTGCAGCCCAATGATTTAAACGACCCGGTTTTTCACGCCATTGTTGGTGGAATGACTGACCAGTTTAATGATGCGGGCCTCGATCTGATGTTGATCTCGGCAGATAATCATAACGAGCTGCAAACTTATCAGCGTATTACTGCAGGGCATCGGGTAGACGGGCTGATTGTGGCGCGGACCTGTGTATTTGATGAGCGCTTGCGTTATTTGCAATCATGTCAGTTTCCTTTTGTGGCGCATGGTCGCTCACAGATGGATGCACCCTATCCTTGGTTTGATTACGATAATGAAGCAGGTACACGCGCCGCAGTAGAGCGTCTGCTGGCTCTGGGGCATCGCCGGATTGCCCTGATTTCAGCTCCTTTGACACTTAATTTTGCCATGCAGCGCAAGCAGGGGTTTATCGCTGCCATGCAGGCTGCGAGTGTAGTGATCGATCCGGGTTTACTACAGGAAGGCGCTCTCACCGCCCTAGCGGGCGAGGCCTTGATGCATCGTTTACTAAAGCAAAGCCAGCGGCCAACTGCTGTGGTGGTAGATAACAACCTGGCGGCGATGGGGGTATTGTCTGCTTTGCGGCAGAAGGATCTTCAGGCGGGTACAGATATTTCACTGATCGTGTTTGGCGGGGTTGCACCAGAGCTGGCCATGGGGCAGAACATTACGGCTATTCGCCAGCCCGATCCTCGGGAAGCGGGGGTAATGCTGGCTTCGCTGATGCTGGCTCGGCTGAAAGGAGAAAACCCGGAATCATTGCAAATGCTCTGGCCAACCCAGCTGCAGCCGGGCACAAGTGATCAGGCATGTTTGATTTAA